The window TTCTGCTGTTGTTAAGCCGCTAAATTTTTTATTCAATTTTTGTTCTCCCTTTTTTATCTAAAATTAATTGCAAGAAAGGAATAAGCTTATTCCCTTCTTGCAATCGAATACTTACTCATTTATTTATAGAACATCTAAACCATAGGCTTGAACAAGAGATGCTAAGCCACCTTGGTAGCCGCTTCCGATGGCATTAAATTTCCATTCGCCGTTATGACGGTACAACTCACAGAAAACAACTGCTGTTTCAACTGAGAAATCTTCACCTAAATCAAAATTAATAATCTCTTCACCAGTTTCTTCATTCAAAATATGAACAAATGCATTGGAAACTTGTCCAAAGTTTTGGTTACGAGCAACCGCATCATCAATTGTTACTGTAATGGCAATGCGATCAATTGATGGTGAAATTTTTGATAAATCGATTTTGATTTGCTCATCATCGCCATCTCCTTCACCAGTACGGTTATCTCCTGTATGCACGACTGAACCATCTTCTGATTCTAAGTTGTTATAGAAAATAAAGCCATTTTCGTTGATACATTTGCCATTGGCATTTAATAAGAAAGCTGAAGCGTCTAAGTCAAAGGCAGCTCCACCATCATATTGATTTGTATCCCAGCCTAAACCAACGATTGTTTTTGTTAAACCAGGATTTGTTTTTGTTAAGTCAACTTTTTGACCTTTTGATAAATTAATAGCCATAAATTGTTCCATCCCATCTTAAAATAAAGTATAGTACTGTATTTTTGATTTTGTTCATTAACCGATGTTTACGCCAAAGTCTTTACCTAAAGCAGCTAAACCACCTTGATAGCCACTACCAATTGCTGTAAATTTCCATTCGCCGTTATGACGATACAATTCACCAACAACAATTGCTGTTTCAATTGAGAAGTCTTCACCTAAATCATAGCGAATCAATTCTTCTTCTGAGTCAGCATTCACAATTCGGATAAAGGCATTTGATACTTGACCAAAGTTTTGATTACGCGTCTCTGCATCGTCAATCGTTACTGTGAAACGGATTTTTTCAATTGCTGAATCGACACCGCCTAATTGGATGTTAATTGATTCATCATCGCCGTCTCCTTCGCCTGTACGATTATCGCCTTGATGAACAACCGCTCCATCAACACTAGTTGGTTGATTATAGAAGATAAAATCCGCATCGCTTCTAACTTTTTCGTTACCAGCAAGTAAAAAGACTTCAGCATCTAAATCAAAGTCTGCTTGACCATCATATTTATTCGTATCCCAACCAAGTCCTACACGAATTTTAGTTAAACCAGGATTTGTTTTTGTTAAATCTACTTTTTGTCCTTTTGCTAATGAAACTGCCATAATAACATCCTCCTAAATTTTAATTTAGTTCCTATACAATTATTCTACAAGAATAATTGTATAGGAACTACGATCAAATATCATCAGCCTTCCGACGGATACTTGACTAAAATTGCTTAACGATAAGACTCTAACATTTGTGTTAAGCTTGCTACATTCATACCGCTTCCAATTGCTGCAAATTTCCATTCATTTTCATGACGATACAATTCACCAGCTACTAATCCAGTCAAACCTTGATAATTGTCTGTTAAGTTATAACGTGCAATTTCAACACCAGAATCATCCATAATACGAATAAACGCATTTTGAATCATACCAAAATCTTGTCCACGTTTTTGCCCTTGATAGATATTTACAACAAAAACTATTTTATTGTATTTTGAATCGATTTTATTAAGAGAAACTTTAATGACTTCATCGTCTCCCTCTCCTTCACCTGTTAAATTATCACCCTGATGAACAATTGCGCCATCAGCACTTTTTAAATTTCCAAAATAAACTACATCTTTTTTACCAACAAAGCGATCATTTTGCAATAAAATAACAGACGCATCACAATCAATAGCTTGACCTTTTGAACCGCCACCAAACAAACCACTTAATAATCCACCGCCGCCTGATTTCGCTACCTCATCCCAACCAAGTCCTACAGTCAAGTTATTTAATGTCGGATTTGATTTAGTCAAATCGATTTTTTGACCCTTTGATAAATTAATTGCCATCTCTATCGCTCTCCATTCTCTTTGTTATTATGCCCCTACATCTCTAATCAAGCTTATGGAAATATAATTTTTGTTGATTAGTTTGTATGTATTGGATATACTTTGATTATATCATATTCAAGTTTATTTTGTATTCTAATATTCCGTATATTTATTGTTTAAAACTGAAGTTATTATGAAAAAACTAACAAAAAGTTGAGGTGGATTATGTTATGGAATTACGTCCGATTCCTCAAAATATTAACCAAATTGATTGGCAGGTAGAGTTCCCTATTCCCGTCTCTACAAGGATTGGATTTGAAAAATCAACTGACGAGATTAGTTACCCACAAATATATGGCGTTATTTTGGGTGTTCCTTTAGATGAATTCAGTTATAACGAATGGCTATATGATTTAGTGTATGCCGACCATTCAAAAATTCATTTATTAAACGGAAATTTAGACAAACAAATTGATAATCAAGTATTCCAAGGTATCCAAAAACTGTTCAATACTCACCAGGAACAAAAAGGGCTAAGTCCAAATCGTTTTGTTGCATTTATGCAGGGAAATAATTTGCTACCTTTGAAAAACCATCCAGACCATTACCGTTATTTAACTTTGAAATTTATTGATTTAATCACAATTTTTTCAGAAAATAATGGTGGTTTATTGCATCCAGATTTCAGACGCGTTGTCGTTGACTGTATCAAATGGGGCTTTAATTATATTGACAAATGGTTGCAAGCAATTGACTTTCCAAATGAAATCCCTCAAGTGATTTGGTATGGGGCGGCTTCAAAAAGTGAGGTTTATTTTCTGATTTTACTGTATTTGCTTGGCTTTGATGTGTTAGTTTTCAATAGCGAGAAGAACAATATTTTCAAGGACTTAAAAGGAATTACTATTCCAACTTTTGAGTATCCAAGTGAAATGCCCTTAGAACCTTTTCCTACTGAAAAACCAACAAGAAAATCGACAACTGCTAGAAAAGCATCCATGGAATTGAACAAAATTATGAATTCCGATGGTAGCTTATTATTAAAACCTTTTCAATTAAGAGAGTATTTGCCAGAAAGTATTACCTTGCAAACTACCTATGATGAAATCCGCATTATTGGGAAGGAAAAAGCCTTTGTTCGCCCGAACTTCAAAGTGAAAAACGAACTTGTTGAGATTCCTACTTTATTCTCAAAAGTCTTGGGTATTTCTACAGATCGCACTAAATATTGGCAAGATTTTTATGAATTAAAACAAAGCACTTCGTTAGTTGAAGTCATCAGAACTTTTCCGATTAAGCCAGAGATTAAAGGAAATCAGAAATTTCATTATCAATTCGCCTTAGAAAATGGACGCTTAAATCCAGAAAAAATCATTGAGTCGAATTGGTGGTTGCATAAAGAAGTATCAAAAGGAATGCAGTTAGCTTTAGCTAGCGGAATTAGCCGTTGTGTTGAAAAGGCTGATTTTTTGCCACAAGGAAAAGAAACGAAGGAAGATATCCAACTTTATCTTTTCTCTCAAGCAATGAATATCCCACCTGTAATTACAAAATTACTGCAGCAGTTTGATTACGCCCAAGACATTCCTAAAATAATGATTTATAATGACGGCAATAGTGGTATTTTCACTAGATCAGATGCTGCTTTGTTATTAATTTTAAATGAAATTGGATTTGATATTGTCATCTACAATCCAACGGGACAAAATGATATTGAGCTTTATATTGAAGCTAGTAAATTTGATAGTCACTGGCTGGACGAAGTTAGCTTTAATGAAACATTCCAGACTAGCGCCAAAGGAACAACTGCACTAAAATCAATCTTTAATAAATTTGTTAAATAAAAGGAGCCTAATAAAATGGAAAACCAAGATATGAATGAATTAGTAGAAGTTGAAGTCGTTAGTGTTGAGAAAAAATTGTCTCAAGCAGAAGCTCAAAAAGAACAATTAAAAACGTTACCAGAAGTAATCAATATCAGCGGAAACATTGACATTAAAGATCAAATCTCAATTTTAGAATTCGGAAAAGAGCCTGCGGAAGGCATTTCACAATTCTCAGGTCGTATTTTAAACAATATGAGTGTCGCAGAAACACAAAAATCAACGGTTATGTTGACTCAACTTGGCAAAATCATGGATAAATTTGAACCAGAAGATTTTACTGAAGAAAAGAAAGGGTTCCTAGGCAAGCTTTTCGGTAAAGGGAAAGATGTCATGGCAGCAATCATGGCTAAATACCAAACGATGGGCGGCGAAATCGAAGTCGTTTATACTGAAATCAAAAAATATGAAGTTAAAATGAAAAATAATGTGCATATGCTAAATCAGCTAGCTGAAGAAAATATTCGCTATTATCTTGAATTAGAAAAATATATCGCTGCAGGTGAATTAATCGCTGAGAACCTAAGAAACAATACCATTCCTCAATTACAAACACGAGTAAACAATGGCGAACAGATGGCTGGCATTGAGTTAAGTAAAATGACGGCCGCTTTAGAAATGATTGAACAACGCATCTATGATTTAGAAATGGCGAAGCAAGTTTCATTACAAACCGGTCCACAAATCGATATGCTACAAAAAGGGAATGTTCGCTTAATCGGAAAAATCAACTCTGCCTTTGTTATTACGATTCCAGTATTTAAGAGTGCTTTGATTCAGGCAGTTGCCATTAAACAACAAAAAATGACGGCTGAAGCTATGACTGAACTAGACAATCGCACAAATGAAATGTTATTGAAAAACGCTCAAAACATTTCACAAAACAGCATTGAAATTGCGAAATTATCTGGCGCACCAAGTATCAAGATTGAAACAATGGAACAAACTTGGAGTACCATTATGAATGGTCTTGAAGAAACGAAACAAATCGAAGCTCAAAATATTGTTGAACGCGAAGCTGGTAGAAAACGCCTGCTTGAACTACAAACAGACTATGAAGCACAAAAGCATAAAATGTAAACAGTAAAAAAAGAACCCTATAAGAAGTTGATGTTGTCGGTTTAGACTAGGCATCAGCTTCTTTACTTTAATGAATCGGACGAATGGAGGCACATATCATGAAACATTTTAATTATTTAACTGCGCAAGATAAAGAAACTATTTTCTACAAGGAACCTCAAACTATTAAAATTAGCCATGCTCCTGATTTAACGACACACTCTTCAAAATATGATAAAGCACTACTTGCAAATGCTCTTGGAGCAGCTATGTATATGCCGGGAAACAGAGAAGATATTGCCAAATTAATTATCACTCAACGTTATTCAGCGACTACTTATATCCTTTGTTTAGAAGACAGTATTGGCGATATGAGTTTAGATGTTGCGGAAGCCAATTTAATAGAACAACTGACTTTAATCCAAGAACATTTTTCAACTCAAACTTCTGCAGAACAAGCCAATAATCCTGCTTTATTTGTCCGAATCCGCACGCCGGAACATCTACGTGCTTTTAGCGAAAAACTGGGAACACTCATAAAAATAATTAATGGATTCGCTATGCCCAAGGCGGATAACGAAAGCATTGAAGGTTATTTTACTAGCTTAATTGAGGTTTCCCAAAAAGCCGGAACTTGGCTGTGGGGAATGCCTATTTTAGAATCAAAAAACCTTATGATTCGTCGCACTAGAGAACAGGAATTAAATCAGCTTTATGATTATTTGACTCAGCCTGAAATCGAGAAATATGTTTTAGCTATTCGATTAGGTGCTACCGATATGTGCGGTTTATTTGGTGTACGCCGTAGTATTGATTCTACTATTTATGATGTTTCTGTAATGCGTGATTTTATGACAGATGTCTTGAATTATTTTACAATGGATCGCCGCTTTGTTGTGACAGGCTGTGTGTGGGAATTTTTCAGCAAACGTCCTCGAATGTTAAAACCACTTTTGCGGGAAACGCCTTTCGCAGATAAGCTAGGAAAAGACGGACAACTGATTCGCAAGTCCTTAATTTCTGAAGCAAATGATGGTCTGATTCATGAGGTTATGTTTGATAAACAAAATGGGATTATGGGAAAAACGTGTATTCATCCCACTCATATTGTCCCTGTTAATAGTCAATTGGTTGTACCAAAAGAAGAATATTACGATGCGAAACGCATACTAGATAGTACCAATGGCGAGGTTGGCGTTTTCAAAAGTGAAAAAGGAAATAAAATGAATGAAGTCAAACCGCATTTACTTTGGGCTAATCAAGTCATGCGACGAGCTGAAATTTATGGTGTTTTTAACGATGAAAAAGACTTTGTCGATTTATTAATTGCAGAATATTTAAGTGAGGATTAAACATGAGTAAACAACAGATTTATACAGTCGCCGAAGGTCTGGATATCCAAGTAACCCTTACAGAAAATCCATTTCAAATTGAACCAACGGCTTTATTTAGAATGGCGGCTCGCATCAACAAAAAACGCAATTTTCTTTTTGTGAGTCCTGTTTTAGGGAAGCATTTGCCTGTCAACCCAGCAATTCCTTTACTAGTTGGACGTGCTTTAGCTTTGATTTATGGTGACTGTTATCAAGAACAACAAGCCGTCATCCGTGAAACATTAAATCAGATTGATGCACCATTTAATTTTAATCAGGCGGACTTGCCACAGATAAATCTTAGTAAACCGGTCACTATTATTGGCTTTTGTGAAACAGCAACCGCATTGGGACAAGCTTTTTTTGAAAGCTTTGCCTCACCTGCAACATATATTCACACAACTCGAGAACAACTAGGCG is drawn from Carnobacterium gallinarum DSM 4847 and contains these coding sequences:
- a CDS encoding TerD family protein — its product is MAVSLAKGQKVDLTKTNPGLTKIRVGLGWDTNKYDGQADFDLDAEVFLLAGNEKVRSDADFIFYNQPTSVDGAVVHQGDNRTGEGDGDDESINIQLGGVDSAIEKIRFTVTIDDAETRNQNFGQVSNAFIRIVNADSEEELIRYDLGEDFSIETAIVVGELYRHNGEWKFTAIGSGYQGGLAALGKDFGVNIG
- a CDS encoding toxic anion resistance protein, coding for MENQDMNELVEVEVVSVEKKLSQAEAQKEQLKTLPEVINISGNIDIKDQISILEFGKEPAEGISQFSGRILNNMSVAETQKSTVMLTQLGKIMDKFEPEDFTEEKKGFLGKLFGKGKDVMAAIMAKYQTMGGEIEVVYTEIKKYEVKMKNNVHMLNQLAEENIRYYLELEKYIAAGELIAENLRNNTIPQLQTRVNNGEQMAGIELSKMTAALEMIEQRIYDLEMAKQVSLQTGPQIDMLQKGNVRLIGKINSAFVITIPVFKSALIQAVAIKQQKMTAEAMTELDNRTNEMLLKNAQNISQNSIEIAKLSGAPSIKIETMEQTWSTIMNGLEETKQIEAQNIVEREAGRKRLLELQTDYEAQKHKM
- a CDS encoding YceG family protein, which translates into the protein MELRPIPQNINQIDWQVEFPIPVSTRIGFEKSTDEISYPQIYGVILGVPLDEFSYNEWLYDLVYADHSKIHLLNGNLDKQIDNQVFQGIQKLFNTHQEQKGLSPNRFVAFMQGNNLLPLKNHPDHYRYLTLKFIDLITIFSENNGGLLHPDFRRVVVDCIKWGFNYIDKWLQAIDFPNEIPQVIWYGAASKSEVYFLILLYLLGFDVLVFNSEKNNIFKDLKGITIPTFEYPSEMPLEPFPTEKPTRKSTTARKASMELNKIMNSDGSLLLKPFQLREYLPESITLQTTYDEIRIIGKEKAFVRPNFKVKNELVEIPTLFSKVLGISTDRTKYWQDFYELKQSTSLVEVIRTFPIKPEIKGNQKFHYQFALENGRLNPEKIIESNWWLHKEVSKGMQLALASGISRCVEKADFLPQGKETKEDIQLYLFSQAMNIPPVITKLLQQFDYAQDIPKIMIYNDGNSGIFTRSDAALLLILNEIGFDIVIYNPTGQNDIELYIEASKFDSHWLDEVSFNETFQTSAKGTTALKSIFNKFVK
- a CDS encoding TerD family protein, coding for MAINLSKGQKIDLTKSNPTLNNLTVGLGWDEVAKSGGGGLLSGLFGGGSKGQAIDCDASVILLQNDRFVGKKDVVYFGNLKSADGAIVHQGDNLTGEGEGDDEVIKVSLNKIDSKYNKIVFVVNIYQGQKRGQDFGMIQNAFIRIMDDSGVEIARYNLTDNYQGLTGLVAGELYRHENEWKFAAIGSGMNVASLTQMLESYR
- a CDS encoding TerD family protein, which gives rise to MAINLSKGQKVDLTKTNPGLTKTIVGLGWDTNQYDGGAAFDLDASAFLLNANGKCINENGFIFYNNLESEDGSVVHTGDNRTGEGDGDDEQIKIDLSKISPSIDRIAITVTIDDAVARNQNFGQVSNAFVHILNEETGEEIINFDLGEDFSVETAVVFCELYRHNGEWKFNAIGSGYQGGLASLVQAYGLDVL
- a CDS encoding HpcH/HpaI aldolase/citrate lyase family protein; the protein is MKHFNYLTAQDKETIFYKEPQTIKISHAPDLTTHSSKYDKALLANALGAAMYMPGNREDIAKLIITQRYSATTYILCLEDSIGDMSLDVAEANLIEQLTLIQEHFSTQTSAEQANNPALFVRIRTPEHLRAFSEKLGTLIKIINGFAMPKADNESIEGYFTSLIEVSQKAGTWLWGMPILESKNLMIRRTREQELNQLYDYLTQPEIEKYVLAIRLGATDMCGLFGVRRSIDSTIYDVSVMRDFMTDVLNYFTMDRRFVVTGCVWEFFSKRPRMLKPLLRETPFADKLGKDGQLIRKSLISEANDGLIHEVMFDKQNGIMGKTCIHPTHIVPVNSQLVVPKEEYYDAKRILDSTNGEVGVFKSEKGNKMNEVKPHLLWANQVMRRAEIYGVFNDEKDFVDLLIAEYLSED